The Meriones unguiculatus strain TT.TT164.6M chromosome 1, Bangor_MerUng_6.1, whole genome shotgun sequence genome has a segment encoding these proteins:
- the Foxr1 gene encoding forkhead box protein R1, protein MGNECFLSFTTTHLSLATQKLARYRLQIVYPPKLPLEKIPNPDKDGPNIKPSLWMWVNPNIVYPPGKLEVKRPKKEPILEEEGASEAWSPPRKWKRKQKDKHLASSSKACKEHPEEEQAKDQDDSSSVALPSLPTRAPFQRRLRQAISPEGRLWSRPPLNYFHLIALALRNSPPCGLTVQQIYNFTREHFPFFRTAPEGWKNTVRHNLCFRDSFEKVPVSMQGEASIRPRSCLWKLTEEGHRRFAEEARTLASTRLESIQQCMSQPDVMFFLFDLQEESTMPY, encoded by the exons TTGCCAGATACAGACTCCAAATAGTTTATCCACCAAAGCTGCCTTTGGAAAAAATACCCAACCCGGATAAAGATG GTCCAAACATTAAGCCCAGCCTGTGGATGTGGGTGAACCCAAACATTGTGTATCCTCCTGGGAagctggaggtcaaaagacctaaAAAGGAGCCAATCCTGGAAGAGGAAGGAGCCTCTGAGGCCTGGTCACCTCCTCGAaagtggaagaggaagcagaaggacAAGCACCTTGCCTCTTCCTCTAAGGCCTGCAAAGAG CATCCAGAAGAGGAGCAGGCCAAGGACCAGGATGACAGCTCCTCTGTGGCTCTCCCATCCCTTCCCACAAGGGCCCCCTTCCAGAGGAGGCTTCGGCAAGCCATCAGCCCAGAGGGGAGGCTCTGGTCCCGCCCTCCTCTCAATTACTTCCATCTAATTGCCTTGGCACTCAGAAACAGTCCTCCCTGTGGCCTCACCGTGCAGCAGATCTACAACTTCACTCG AGAACACTTTCCTTTTTTCCGGACAGCTCCAGAAGGCTGGAAGAATACAGTCCGTCACAATCTCTGTTTCCGAGACAGCTTTGAGAAAGTGCCGGTCAGTATGCAGGGTGAGGCCAGCATTCGGCCTCGATCCTGCCTCTGGAAGTTGACTGAGGAGGGACACCGCCGCTTTGCGGAGGAGGCCCGCACCTTGGCTTCCACACGGCTGGAAAGTATCCAACAGTGCATGAGCCAGCCAG ATGTGATGTTTTTCCTCTTTGACCTTCAAGAAGAATCCACCATGCCCTATTAA